In Aestuariibaculum lutulentum, one DNA window encodes the following:
- a CDS encoding T9SS type A sorting domain-containing protein: MKKQLHKLIIHLTKIATVGCVTLGATFLNAQTPITVTNGDFELPNTTKQQNWSNVPGWNSDTAASDSGVEGSAGSWTAFIMNSDPSVYNLTDHNISDGEEFQINVNVWDIWNGPKFIVTLYYDNGNGVRTVLGTQTFDIAPSTTVPVSFSATATASSAGSKLGIEFDNLSGDGGAGWTGFDDVTLTVSSTLGNKDFKTDGLSLYPNPSKDGYFNISLKTIDTSVNIKAYTILGKEVFNKNFAPTSKIVEVKHNLKAGIYLIKVNDSSTSKLIVK, from the coding sequence ATGAAAAAACAATTACACAAACTCATTATCCACCTTACTAAGATTGCAACGGTTGGATGCGTTACCCTTGGTGCTACATTTTTAAATGCACAAACCCCGATAACCGTTACAAATGGTGATTTTGAACTTCCAAACACAACAAAACAGCAAAATTGGAGTAATGTTCCTGGATGGAATTCAGATACTGCCGCTAGTGATTCAGGTGTTGAAGGGAGTGCAGGAAGCTGGACAGCTTTCATTATGAATAGTGACCCTTCAGTTTACAATCTAACAGATCATAATATTTCAGATGGTGAAGAATTTCAAATTAATGTTAACGTTTGGGATATTTGGAATGGACCTAAATTTATTGTAACACTCTACTATGATAACGGTAATGGAGTAAGAACTGTTTTGGGGACACAAACATTTGATATCGCACCAAGTACTACAGTACCTGTTTCATTTAGCGCTACAGCAACAGCGTCATCAGCAGGTTCTAAATTAGGGATTGAGTTTGACAACCTTTCCGGAGATGGTGGTGCAGGTTGGACAGGTTTTGACGATGTCACTTTAACAGTGTCATCAACTCTAGGAAATAAAGATTTTAAAACTGATGGCTTAAGCCTATATCCAAACCCTTCTAAAGACGGTTATTTTAATATCTCACTTAAAACCATTGATACTTCTGTTAATATAAAAGCCTATACCATTTTAGGAAAAGAAGTGTTTAATAAAAATTTCGCTCCTACTTCTAAAATAGTTGAAGTAAAACATAACTTAAAAGCTGGGATATACCTTATAAAAGTTAACGATTCTTCTACTTCTAAATTGATTGTAAAATAA